A section of the Phaseolus vulgaris cultivar G19833 chromosome 8, P. vulgaris v2.0, whole genome shotgun sequence genome encodes:
- the LOC137823358 gene encoding S-adenosylmethionine decarboxylase proenzyme-like encodes MAGSAIGFEGYEKRLEISFSEDGVLAGGLGLRALSRDQLDEILNPAECTIVSSLSNDYVDSYVLSESSLFVYPYKIIIKTCGTTKLLLSIPVILKLADAIDISVKSVRYTRGSFIFPGAQTFPHRSFSEEVSVLDSYFGNLGNGSKAYAMGDPSKSQLWHIYSASAQAKESLDSVYGLEMCMTGLDKDCASVFFKENTSSAASMTENSGIRYILPQSDICDFEFDPCGYSMNGIEGNAISTIHVTPEDGFSYASFEAVGYDYDDKTLCELVDRVLACFRPAEFSVALHIDMHGEMLDKFPLDIKGYCCGERSFEELGVGGAVVYQTFVQGDGSASPRSILRCCWSEDENEDEAREI; translated from the coding sequence ATGGCAGGCTCAGCCATTGGTTTTGAAGGTTATGAAAAAAGACTTGAGATATCATTTTCTGAAGATGGTGTGCTTGCTGGAGGATTGGGTCTGCGAGCATTGTCCAGGGACCAATTGGATGAGATTCTGAACCCAGCGGAGTGTACTATTGTTTCGTCGCTTTCAAACGATTATGTTGACTCATATGTTCTGTCGGAGTCAAGCTTGTTTGTCTATCCTTACAAAATTATCATTAAAACTTGTGGGACTACCAAATTGCTTCTGTCCATCCCCGTCATTCTCAAGTTAGCTGATGCTATTGACATTTCTGTGAAATCTGTGAGGTACACCCGCGGAAGCTTCATTTTTCCTGGTGCACAGACTTTTCCTCATCGTAGCTTTTCGGAAGAGGTCTCTGTTCTCGATAGCTATTTCGGGAACCTTGGTAATGGCAGCAAAGCTTACGCAATGGGCGACCCTTCAAAGTCACAGTTATGGCACATCTACTCTGCAAGTGCACAGGCAAAAGAATCACTAGACTCGGTCTATGGCCTTGAGATGTGTATGACTGGTTTAGACAAGGATTGCGCTTCTgtatttttcaaagaaaatacatCTTCAGCAGCTTCGATGACTGAGAATTCTGGAATTAGATACATCCTTCCACAGTCTGATATATGTGACTTTGAATTTGACCCTTGTGGATATTCAATGAATGGTATAGAAGGGAATGCAATATCCACTATCCATGTCACTCCAGAAGATGGTTTCAGTTATGCAAGTTTCGAAGCTGTTGGCTATGACTATGATGACAAGACTTTATGCGAACTTGTGGATAGGGTTTTAGCATGCTTCCGTCCAGCAGAGTTTTCTGTTGCTCTGCACATTGACATGCATGGTGAAATGCTTGACAAATTTCCCTTGGACATCAAAGGTTACTGCTGTGGAGAGAGGAGCTTTGAAGAGCTTGGAGTGGGTGGTGCAGTTGTGTACCAAACATTTGTCCAAGGCGATGGTAGTGCGTCTCCCAGGTCTATTCTGAGATGCTGCTGGAGTGAGGATGAAAACGAAGATGAAGCAAGGGagatataa
- the LOC137825892 gene encoding stress-induced protein KIN2-like: MDPQKRNYQAGEAEAQQAQAQAQAQGQAQANNLMDMAGNAAQSAKETMQEAGQQMMASAQGAAEAVKNATGMNKN; the protein is encoded by the exons ATGGATCCTCAGAAGAGGAACTACCAGGCTGGAGAGGCTGAGGCCCAACAAGCTCAAGCTCAAGCTCAAGCCCAAGGCCAAGCTCAG GCTAACAACTTGATGGACATGGCTGGCAATGCTGCTCAATCTGCTAAGGAAACCATGCAAGAG GCTGGTCAGCAGATGATGGCATCAGCACAAGGAGcagctgaagctgtgaagaatGCAACTGGAATGAacaaaaattga
- the LOC137825951 gene encoding short-chain dehydrogenase reductase ATA1, protein MEPHMTQNIETPKPSAKRLADKVAVVTGGARGIGATAAKLFAENGAHVVIADVLDDLGANVAESIGGRYIHCDVSKEDDVESAINLAVSWKGHLDIMLSNAGIGGPEGRSITTIDMEQVRHLFSINLHGTVHGIKHAARAMIKGQRGGSIICTSSVAAVMGGLALHGYTMTKAAIDGLVRSAACELGEHLIRVNCISPHGIPSQMLITAFKRFANVDITPECLNEYIGTRASLLKGRGATIEDVAHAALFLASDESGFITAHNLRVDGGYTSADSRMCYMYQHKPEENIITN, encoded by the exons ATGGAACCACACATGACTCAGAACATAGAAACTCCCAAACCATCTGCAAAAAG GCTAGCTGATAAGGTGGCAGTAGTAACTGGTGGTGCAAGAGGAATTGGTGCAACTGCAGCTAAACTGTTTGCAGAAAATGGAGCACATGTGGTGATTGCTGATGTGCTTGATGATCTAGGAGCCAATGTGGCAGAGTCCATAGGGGGACGCTACATACACTGTGATGTCTCAAAGGAAGATGATGTTGAATCAGCCATTAACCTTGCAGTGTCGTGGAAGGGCCATCTGGACATCATGCTGAGCAATGCTGGAATTGGAGGCCCTGAGGGAAGAAGCATCACAACCATTGACATGGAGCAAGTGAGGCATTTATTTTCCATCAACCTTCATGGAACAGTGCATGGAATCAAACATGCTGCAAGGGCAATGATCAAAGGCCAAAGAGGAGGATCCATCATATGCACTTCTAGTGTTGCAGCTGTCATGGGTGGTTTGGCCTTGCATGGCTATACCATGACAAAAGCAGCAATAGATGGATTGGTGAGAAGTGCTGCTTGTGAGCTGGGAGAGCATTTGATCCGTGTTAACTGCATCTCCCCACATGGGATTCCCTCTCAGATGCTTATCACTGCCTTTAAAAGGTTTGCTAATGTTGACATTACCCCTGAATGTTTGAATGAATATATTGGGACAAGGGCAAGTTTACTTAAGGGGAGAGGTGCAACCATTGAAGATGTGGCACATGCTGCTCTGTTTTTGGCTAGTGATGAGTCTGGCTTCATAACAGCACACAATCTTCGTGTAGATGGAGGATACACATCTGCTGATAGTAGAATGTGTTACATGTACCAACATAAGCCAGAAGAGAACATAATTACCAATTAA
- the LOC137824296 gene encoding pentatricopeptide repeat-containing protein At3g02490, mitochondrial-like, with the protein MRYQWRLLHHLLRSRPCIPNHSQVLPSSSSISRRFTVNSSFPLNPSFRRFSSEPVLDHSDNDHVLVADVFSKPTDSDDVKNLVESNRISITHDAVLAVLLKLDSDVDAARRFFQWVSENYPEKLSSKCYNSMLRVLGTNGLVHEFWELVDLMKKKGYGVSKGVKERALECFQKGGMNGDVAKLKGLFDNWNEKNCAIVCRIVRNNVWSDDVERQIKDLNVGFSGDMVKIVLEGLASEPAKALIFFRWLEECGMFKHNGGTYNAMARVLGREDSIDRFWKLVGDLRSAGFEMEVETFAKVLGRFCKKRMVKDAVELYELAMAGANKPSVECCVFLLRKVAAGKELDMDLFSRVLKVFTGSGNALTDSMADAVLKSLTSVGRTGKWNKVLKEMEDCGFVAGGNLRSKIAFRLSAAGNIEQAHEFVYRVEASGCNANRKTWESLIEGHCVAGNIDKAFDSFKEMVDKEGITSAGYTFDVLMNSLCQMNRAIDACKILCRLVNEKQLKPWHSTYKLLVTKLLDQGGFADALPILGLMRNHGFPPFTDPFIEHLSKSGSYDDAVLFLRAMTSKRFPSTSVFLRMLEAFFKHGRHEEAHNFLSKCPRFIRNDVDVLNLLYSMKSKEAASSAILAA; encoded by the coding sequence ATGAGATACCAATGGCGTCTTCTTCACCACCTTCTCCGTTCTCGCCCCTGCATTCCCAATCACTCTCAGGTACTTCCCTCCTCCTCTTCAATTTCCCGTCGTTTCACCGTAAATTCCTCCTTCCCGTTAAACCCTAGTTTCCGTCGTTTTTCTTCCGAACCTGTTCTCGATCACTCCGATAATGACCACGTCCTCGTCGCCGACGTTTTCTCCAAACCTACGGATTCCGACGACGTGAAAAACCTCGTCGAATCGAATCGCATTTCGATTACTCACGACGCTGTCCTCGCGGTTCTGTTGAAGCTCGATTCCGACGTTGATGCGGCGCGGAGGTTCTTCCAATGGGTTTCGGAGAACTACCCCGAGAAGTTGAGCTCCAAGTGCTACAACTCGATGCTGCGCGTTTTGGGGACCAATGGTTTGGTTCACGAGTTTTGGGAGTTGGTCgatttaatgaagaaaaaagGGTATGGGGTTTCCAAAGGTGTGAAGGAGAGAGCGCTGGAGTGTTTTCAGAAGGGTGGAATGAATGGTGACGTGGCGAAGTTGAAGGGTTTGTTTGATAACTGGAATGAGAAGAACTGTGCTATAGTGTGTAGGATTGTGAGGAACAATGTGTGGAGTGATGATGTTGAGAGGCAGATTAAGGACCTGAATGTTGGGTTCTCCGGAGATATGGTTAAGATTGTTTTGGAGGGATTGGCATCGGAGCCGGCTAAGGCGCTGATATTTTTCCGGTGGTTGGAGGAGTGTGGGATGTTTAAGCATAATGGGGGAACTTACAATGCAATGGCGAGGGTGTTGGGGAGGGAGGACTCAATTGATAGGTTTTGGAAGCTTGTTGGTGACTTGAGGAGTGCTGGGTTTGAGATGGAGGTTGAGACCTTTGCTAAGGTTTTGGGGAGGTTCTGTAAGAAGAGAATGGTAAAGGATGCTGTAGAGCTTTATGAGCTTGCTATGGCTGGCGCGAATAAGCCTTCGGTTGAGTGCTGTGTCTTTCTGTTGAGGAAGGTTGCTGCTGGGAAAGAGCTGGATATGGATTTGTTTTCGAGGGTTCTAAAGGTTTTTACCGGAAGTGGGAATGCGTTGACTGATTCTATGGCTGATGCTGTGCTGAAGTCTTTGACCAGCGTTGGTAGGACTGGAAAGTGGAACAAGGTTTTGAAAGAAATGGAAGATTGTGGGTTTGTTGCTGGTGGTAATTTACGGAGTAAAATTGCCTTTAGACTTAGTGCTGCCGGTAACATAGAACAAGCTCACGAGTTCGTGTATAGAGTTGAAGCATCTGGGTGTAATGCGAATCGCAAGACATGGGAATCTTTGATTGAGGGGCATTGTGTTGCCGGAAACATTGATAAAGCTTTTGATTCTTTTAAAGAGATGGTTGATAAAGAGGGGATCACTTCAGCAGGCTATACTTTTGATGTGTTAATGAATTCACTTTGCCAAATGAACAGGGCAATAGATGCATGTAAGATTCTTTGCCGACTAGTGAATGAAAAACAGCTAAAACCCTGGCATTCTACTTACAAGCTGTTGGTAACCAAGTTATTGGATCAGGGAGGATTTGCAGATGCTTTGCCTATTTTGGGACTAATGAGAAACCATGGATTTCCACCTTTTACTGATCCATTTATTGAACACCTGTCGAAGAGTGGAAGCTATGATGACGCGGTACTGTTTCTCAGGGCAATGACTTCAAAGAGGTTTCCGTCTACATCTGTGTTTCTTCGTATGCTTGAAGCCTTCTTCAAGCACGGAAGACATGAAGAAGCACATAATTTCCTTTCTAAATGTCCACGGTTCATTCGAAATGACGTAGATGTCTTGAATCTCCTTTATTCCATGAAGTCCAAAGAAGCTGCTTCTTCTGCTATCTTGGCGGCTTAA